The Mesorhizobium loti genome includes a region encoding these proteins:
- the plsY gene encoding glycerol-3-phosphate 1-O-acyltransferase PlsY gives MTYSLIPALVFGYLLGSIPFGLLLTRAAGLGDVRKIGSGNIGATNVLRTGNKGLAAATLLLDALKGTAAVLVAGHFAPELAIWAGLGAFLGHLFPVWLGFKGGKGVATYLGVLIGLAWQVALIFAVVWLVMAFLFRYSSLAALTAAVIVPIALYVLSTPQIAALFVVMSIIVFIKHRENISRLLAGTEGKIGAKG, from the coding sequence ATGACTTACAGCCTCATCCCAGCGCTCGTGTTCGGCTATTTGCTTGGCTCGATTCCGTTCGGGCTTCTGCTCACCCGCGCCGCCGGCCTTGGCGATGTGCGCAAGATCGGCTCCGGCAATATCGGCGCCACCAATGTTCTGCGCACCGGCAACAAGGGCCTCGCCGCCGCAACGCTGCTGCTCGATGCGCTGAAAGGCACGGCCGCCGTGCTTGTTGCAGGCCATTTTGCGCCTGAACTGGCGATCTGGGCCGGTCTCGGCGCCTTTCTCGGCCATCTCTTCCCGGTATGGCTCGGGTTCAAGGGCGGCAAGGGCGTCGCCACCTATCTCGGCGTGCTGATCGGCCTTGCCTGGCAGGTGGCGCTGATCTTCGCCGTCGTCTGGCTGGTGATGGCTTTCCTGTTCCGTTACTCCTCGCTGGCCGCGCTGACGGCAGCCGTTATCGTGCCGATCGCGCTCTATGTCCTGAGCACGCCGCAGATTGCCGCCCTGTTCGTTGTGATGAGCATCATCGTTTTCATCAAACACCGGGAAAACATTTCCCGCCTGCTTGCCGGCACCGAGGGCAAGATCGGAGCCAAGGGGTGA
- a CDS encoding dihydroorotase codes for MSTTVFERARIVDPSRGVDEIGTIIVEGRKIVAAGKAALNQGAPEGATVIDCAGKAVIPGLIDGRVFIGEPGGEHRETIASASVAAAAGGVTSIVMMPDTDPVIDNVALVEFVLRTAKDTASVNVFPAAAITKGLDGREMTEFGLLREAGAVAFTDGRHTISSALVMRRALTYARDFGATIVHETQDADLGSSGVMNEGLYASWLGLSGIPREAESIPLERDFALARLTRGSYHAAKISTAMAANAVTRAKADGAAVTSGVAIHNLSLNENDVGEYRTFFRLTPPLRAEEDRLAMIEAVRDGTIDIIVSSHDPQDVDTKRLPFADAAAGAIGLETLLGAALRLYHNGDVPLLRLIETLSTAPAKLFGLPGGTLKPGAVADLALVDLDEPWIVSESGIRSRSKNTCFEGARLQGKVLQTLVAGRTVFSV; via the coding sequence ATGAGCACGACGGTCTTCGAGCGAGCCCGCATCGTCGACCCCTCGCGGGGCGTTGATGAGATCGGCACCATCATCGTCGAGGGCCGCAAGATCGTTGCCGCCGGCAAGGCAGCGCTCAACCAGGGCGCGCCCGAGGGCGCAACCGTCATCGACTGCGCCGGGAAGGCCGTCATTCCAGGCCTGATCGACGGCCGCGTCTTCATCGGCGAACCGGGCGGCGAACATCGCGAAACCATAGCGTCGGCGAGTGTCGCGGCGGCAGCCGGCGGCGTCACCTCGATCGTCATGATGCCCGATACCGATCCGGTGATCGACAATGTCGCGCTGGTCGAGTTCGTGCTGCGCACCGCCAAGGACACGGCAAGCGTCAACGTCTTTCCGGCTGCGGCAATCACCAAGGGCCTCGACGGGCGCGAGATGACCGAGTTCGGCCTGCTGCGCGAAGCCGGCGCCGTTGCCTTCACCGATGGTCGCCACACCATATCGAGCGCGCTGGTGATGCGCCGTGCGCTGACCTATGCGCGCGACTTCGGCGCCACCATCGTGCATGAAACGCAGGATGCCGACCTCGGCTCATCCGGTGTGATGAACGAAGGCCTCTACGCCAGCTGGCTTGGCCTTTCCGGCATTCCGCGCGAAGCCGAATCGATCCCTCTGGAACGCGACTTTGCGCTGGCGCGGCTGACGCGCGGTTCGTACCATGCGGCAAAGATCTCGACGGCGATGGCCGCAAACGCCGTGACGCGTGCGAAAGCCGATGGCGCGGCCGTCACATCGGGCGTCGCGATCCACAATCTGTCGCTGAATGAGAACGATGTCGGCGAATACCGCACCTTCTTTCGCCTGACGCCGCCATTGCGCGCCGAGGAAGACCGGCTGGCGATGATCGAGGCGGTCAGGGATGGCACGATCGACATCATCGTGTCCTCGCACGATCCGCAGGATGTCGACACCAAGCGCCTGCCCTTCGCCGATGCGGCGGCCGGCGCCATCGGGTTGGAGACGCTTCTGGGCGCGGCCTTGCGGCTCTACCACAATGGCGACGTGCCGTTGCTGAGGCTGATCGAGACCTTGTCCACCGCTCCCGCAAAGCTGTTCGGACTGCCCGGCGGCACGCTGAAGCCGGGTGCTGTCGCCGATCTTGCGCTTGTCGACCTCGACGAACCCTGGATCGTCAGCGAAAGCGGCATTCGTTCGCGCTCGAAAAACACCTGTTTCGAAGGCGCGCGGCTGCAAGGCAAGGTCTTGCAAACGCTGGTTGCGGGCCGCACAGTGTTCTCCGTCTGA
- a CDS encoding aspartate carbamoyltransferase catalytic subunit — MTDASSLPLYPHRHLLGIRDLSPADIELLLDRADRAVAISRQSEKKTSTLRGRTQINLFYEASTRTQSSFELAGKRLGADVMNMSVASSSVKKGETLIDTAMTLNAMRPDILIIRHQSAGAAALLAQKVGCSVVNAGDGAHEHPTQALLDALTIRRAKGPLSKLIVAICGDILHSRVARSNIMLLNALGAQVRVVAPSTLLPSGIENMGVIVTRSMAEGLKGADVVMMLRLQRERMEGAFVPSVREYFRYFGLDAEKLKAAKDDALVMHPGPMNRGVEIASEIADGPQSVIQEQVEMGVAVRMAVMEALLDPRRNQEGRNHEGRA; from the coding sequence ATGACCGACGCTTCGTCCCTGCCACTCTACCCTCACCGCCATCTTCTGGGCATCCGCGACCTTTCCCCCGCCGACATCGAGCTATTGCTCGACAGGGCGGACCGCGCAGTCGCGATCTCGCGGCAGTCCGAGAAAAAAACCTCGACGCTGCGCGGCCGCACCCAGATCAACCTCTTCTATGAAGCCTCGACGCGCACGCAATCATCGTTCGAGCTTGCCGGAAAGCGGCTTGGCGCCGACGTCATGAACATGTCGGTGGCGAGCTCTTCGGTGAAGAAGGGTGAAACGCTCATCGATACGGCGATGACGCTGAACGCGATGCGCCCCGACATATTGATCATCCGCCACCAATCGGCTGGTGCGGCGGCGCTGCTGGCGCAGAAGGTCGGCTGTTCGGTGGTCAATGCCGGCGACGGCGCGCATGAGCACCCGACACAGGCGCTGCTCGACGCGCTGACCATCCGCCGAGCCAAGGGTCCGCTGTCGAAGCTGATCGTGGCGATCTGCGGCGACATCCTGCATTCGCGCGTGGCGCGCTCGAACATCATGCTGCTCAACGCACTCGGCGCGCAGGTGCGCGTCGTCGCGCCGTCGACGCTGCTGCCCAGCGGCATCGAGAACATGGGCGTCATCGTCACCCGTTCGATGGCCGAAGGCCTCAAGGGCGCCGACGTGGTGATGATGCTGCGTCTGCAGCGCGAGCGCATGGAAGGCGCCTTCGTGCCTTCGGTGCGCGAATATTTCCGCTATTTCGGCCTCGATGCAGAGAAACTAAAGGCGGCCAAGGACGATGCGCTGGTGATGCACCCCGGGCCGATGAACCGTGGCGTCGAGATCGCCTCGGAAATAGCCGATGGTCCGCAAAGCGTCATCCAGGAACAGGTCGAGATGGGCGTTGCCGTGCGTATGGCCGTCATGGAAGCCCTGCTTGACCCCCGTCGCAATCAAGAGGGTCGCAACCACGAGGGCCGCGCATGA